The nucleotide window CAAGAAAACCAAAAAGGAGCTGGAAAATGCCGAGTGAGACTGTTAAGCTCACGGCAAAGTTCAAACTCAAGACGGAGCCCGAAGGGTTAGAAGACCTCTTCTCCCTTTATTCTGATATTGTTAATTTTCTCCTTGATTATGCTTTCGAAAACAACATCACGAGCTTTTACCGGCTGAAGAAGGAGACTTACAAGGGCCTCCGGAGGGAATACCCAGACCTTCCGAGCCATTACCTCTACACGGCTTGTCAAATGGTTACCTCAATCCACAAGAGCTACAGGAAGAGAAAAAGACGAGGAAAAGCTAATGGAAAGCCCGTCTTCAAAAAGCAAGTGATAATGCTTGATGATCATCTTTTCAAACTCGACCTTGACGGTGGATTTGTCAAGCTCTCAACTCCCGGCGGAAGGCTGGAACTGGAGTTTTACCCTGCAAAATACCACGAGAAGTTTAGAGGGTGGAAAATAGGACAAGCGTGGCTTGTTAAAAATTCAAAGGGGAGTTTCATCAATATTGTCTTTTCCGAGGAGGTTGAAGTTAGAGAGCCAAAAGCCTTTGTTGGTGTGGACTTGAACGAAAACAATGTTACCCTTAGCCTTCCAGAGGGGGATTTTATCCAGATTATCACTCACGAGAGGGAGATTAGAACGGGCTACTTCTTGAAGAGAAGGAGAATCCAGAAGAAGCTAAAAACGGGTAAAAAGAGGAGAGAGCTTTTGGAAAAGTATGGCGAAAGAGAAAGGAACAGACTAAATGACTTGTATCACAAGTTAGCAAACAAGATTGTTGAACTGGCGGAAAAGTATGGTGGTATTGCTCTTGAAGACTTAACGGAAATCAGGAACACAATAAGGTATTCGGCTGAAATGAACGGTCGCTTGCACAGGTGGGGTTTTAGGAAGCTTCAATCCATTATTGAGTATAAAGCCAAGTTGAAGGGTGTGAGTGTGGTTTTTGTTAATCCTGCTCGCACTTCATCCCTGTGTCCGATATGTGGGGGTAAGTTAAGCCCGAATGGGCACAGGGTTTTGAAATGCGAGTGTGGTTTTGAGGCTGACCGTGACGTGGTCGGCTCTTGGAATATTCGTTTGAGGGGCCTGAAGATGTGGGGAGTCTCCGTTCCCCCCGAAAGCCAGCCAATGAAGACGGGAGGCTGGAAGCCTACCCGTTACGAAATTAACACTCTACACACACTTTACGGGTAGGCAGAACGGTCACCGATAGAACTGTGCCGCTGTCCAAAAGAGTTTTACGGTCTAACTCGAAGAACATAATGATGAAGCCAAAGTATTTTGCACTCATTATGTTGCTCCTAATGCTGATAACCCTTGCAACTGAGAAACAGGGTAGGGATGAGTCCAACTCTTTAGAGCTCAATGTTACATCCCTTCGCTATTTCCTCGAATCCCAATACGTACCTGAGGCAGGACTTCTCAGGGCTGCCGTTAAGAGCTATCCGGACAATGAAACGATTTACATTGCAAACGATAATCTGCTCGCATCCAGGGCTTTGGTAGCGTTAAATTCACCCCTCGGTGAGAGAATTCTCCGGAATCTTGAAGCTAACTACTCAGGTGGATGGAATGGGAAGGTTGATGTTCTTTTTGGAAGGCGGATAACCGGGGTTTATTGCTCTAAAATACTTTTCATCAACAGAACATATTCTAGAAAGTTTGGGGCAGAGTTCGAGATAAAGTACGAGCTCACAGACACTTCCTGCCCTATGGATGACTGGAGAGAATATGCCGACCTATCAGTTTACATGGCCTTGAACAAGATACTTTCGGGAAAAAGGCGAGAGGCTGTTGAGGTTTATGAGGGCCTTTTGTCACTTTGGGATGGAAAAGGCTTCCGCGACAAGGCATTTGACGGCACCTATCAAACATATAAATGTGCTCTCTTTGCATATCTCCACAGGGCTCTTGACAGGCCGGAACAGGGAAAAGCTGTTTATACCTCATGTCAAAGAATTGTTTCACAGCTTCAAATGGAGAACGGCGGGATTTCGACGGGATATAAGTTTGAAGGGGAGAAGATAGTTCCGGTTGGGGATACCAATACCGAAACTACGAGCTTCGTTGTTCTGGCATTTCTTTCTGAGCTGCCGGAGAAGTATCACACATAGAAGAGCATCCCATCGTAGGCAACAAGAACCTTCCCTCCGTATTTCTTTCTCACATACTCATCCAGCATCAAAAACGGAAGGTTCTTGTGAGATATATGGCTTAAAAACGTTCTTTCTGCCAGCTTAAGTCCAATTTGGGCACCTTCATCCACGTTATTGTGATAAGGATCGTCTATACCCGGAGGGTATGTGGCATCAACAATCGCTAAGCGAAGATTTTTCTTTTCCAGTAATTCAAACGTCTCCTCAGGAAGCCCCTTGGTATCATAAAGAACAGCCACACTCTTGTCATCTTCTTCTATCAGGTAGCCGAAGGTCTCCACCTGATGGTTGAGCTTTAAAGCGGTGATTTTGAGAGAATCGACTTTTAGGACATCATTGGGTTTGATGAACTTCACATCAATGTTCTTGGGATCGTTAACCATGAGCCAGTCCGCATCTCCTTTTGGGGCATAAAGGGCTGTTCTTTTTGCAATCCACCGGAGTTTATACAGGCCGTAGATGTGGTCATGGTGCCAGTGGGTTAGGAGTATCGCTTCAAGAGGAACGTGCAGTAAATCCCTGATATCCGTCCCAACGTCTATAAGGACTGCTTTTTTGTTCTTGGTGATTATAGCCAGTGTGGATGGCTTTCTCTGAGCAAAACCAAACTTGCGGGCTTCATCACATGTCTGGCAGGTGCATAGGTGAGCCGGAATTCCTTCACTGCCCCCTGTGCCGATGAAGTACACTATCATTTGAGCCACCCGCTTTAGAAGTGATTGATAGGTTATAAGATTTTTCCAAAAGAAATTTATTGTTTCACTCCAAAGTAGCGTTGATGGGAGGAAAAAACACAAAGTTTATCGCCGACATGATGCTCGGAAGGCTGGCGAGATGGCTTAGGTTGTACGGTTACGACACTCTCTATGGCATAAAGGACGATGAGGAAATATTAAAGATTGCCAGAGAAGAGGGCAGGATAGTTTTAACGAGGGACGAAGAGCTTGTAACGAGATGTAAGAATGCAATTCTCATAAAATCCAACAAGTTCGAAGAGCAGGTAAAGCAGCTCATGGAGCTGGGCTTTGAGTTTGACGAACTGTTTCCGGAAAATGCTCGATGCCCAAAATGTAATGGGCTAATAAAAAGGGTTGAAAAAGAAGAAATCAAGGGGAAAGTGCCAGAAGGCGTTTATAAGGACTACGATGAATTTTACGTATGCACTCAATGCGGTCAAATCTACTGGCCGGGAAGACAGTGGAGAGAGATGGTAAAAATAGATAGGAAGCTAAAAAGCCTAGCTGAAGAAAACGGCTCAGAGCAAGTATAATGACTTTATGACAAAACCTCTATAAAGCGAAATGCCATAGATAAGCACATGAAATGGTCGGAGTGGGAGCAGTTTTACATTCGGATTCTCCAAAAAATGGGTTATGACAGGGAGAAGGACCGTGAAGCCGCACTCCTATTGAGAAAGCTTTTGCTGGAGAACAAAAACTACATTCTGGCTGAAGACCTCAAAGAAAGAATTGGGGAGAGAGTTTATGTTTTCGGGGCCGGGCCAGGATTGGAGAATATACTTGGGAAAGAAAAATTTGGAGGAACCTTAATAGCCGCGGATGGAGCAACCTCCGCCCTTCTGGAGCAAGACATAGTCCCGGACGTTATTGTCACTGACTTGGATGGGAGATTTGAAGACATAAAGAGGGCAAACGAGCTCGGGGCTTACGTTGCTGTCCACGCCCACGGGGACAACATGGACAAGCTTAGAGCTCATGTGCCAGCGCTAAAGAACGTTTTGGGGACATGTCAAACAGAGCCACTGGACATTGTTCACAACTTTGGCGGCTTTACTGACGGTGATAGGGCTGTTTTTCTTGCGGAAGAGCTTGGGGCGAGAGAGGTTATTCTTGTTGGCTTCGATTTTGGGGAAATCGTTGGAAAATGGAGCAAGCCATATCTGAAGGAGCACACTCCAATATGGGAAACCAAAAAGAAAAAGTTCGAAATAGCACAGATGCTCCTGGACTGGCTTAAAAAGAACGGGAGAGCAAGGATAGTGGTGCTTTAAGCTCGGTCACTCCCGTATTCATCACAGCTCAGCTGGTCAAAGTTTCCTCATCGTCTAAGAGTCCTATTCTCCAAAAATATTTAAAGGATTACTCATTAAACATATAAGGGCTCAACATGCGAAAAGGGATAATTGTTATTCTAATGGCTATCATGGGAGCTGTAGCTTTTTCTTTTTTACAAGAAAAACCGGAAGGATGGGCTACAGTTGACCATGTGAATTTCTACCTGAAAGACGAGACCACAAATTCTACCTTTTCAGGGACGGTTTTTGCTCAAGTTAAGGGGGACGAAAAGAGAGCCATCCTGGTTGGATGGGTTAACATAACCGAAAAAGATTTTGGAGGTGCCGCGGTTTTTGTTCCCCCGGGCTGGAAGGTGCTGGAGGCATTTACCAGTTACAGCGCTCCTATATCCACAGATCCATCAAATTGGATTGCCGTTCTTGGCAGGGATGGAGGAAGAGAAGGCTACTCAATATGGATAGGACCGGCAGGATACGACCTGGTAGAGTGTGGTCATAATATATGTGGTGGGGGAGCAGGAGGAGTGTTTATAGAGCTAAGACCCACTGAGGATGGAACTAATCTTACCCTAAATCTTGCGGTTGGAAGCAGGGTTATTTCTACATCTCAGGGATCTGTTAAAGCAATCTTCTCGACTTCTTCAAATGTTACTGTTTCATTCAAAAAATAGTGGAAAGAGGACTCAGTTTTCTTTTTTGTCCCCGCAGCCCTTTAGTATTTTCTCGACATCAAAGCCCTCTTCGTACTTCTTGAGTTTTCTTTCGAAGAATTCCATGAAGAGCTTGTAGCGCTTTGCCCTGTGCCTTGGGCTTCCCCTCAAACTGTGCCCATGAGCACCGCGTTTAAAGATTGCAATGTACACTTCCTTACCCAAGTCCTTAAGCACGTGGTAGAACATCACGCTCTGGTCAAGGGGACAGCGGTAATCTTCGAGGGAGTGAATAAGCAAGAGCGGGGCTTTGACATTTTGGGCATAAAATAGCGGACTCAGCTTTTTGTAGTTCTCGTTTTCAAGCGGATTGTCACCTATGACCTCCTTGTCGAACCACAATCCTATGTCCGAGAAGGCATAGCTTGTAAGCCAGTAGCTTATGCCGTTCTCACTTATTCCCGCTTTGAAGAGGTCACTCTGCGTTAAAGCCCAGTTGGTCATGAAGCCACCGTAACTTATGCCGGTTATTCCAACTCTATCTCTATCCGCCTGAGGCTCAAGTTTGAAGAACTCCTCCACTCCATTGAGAATGTCCTGGAAGTCTTCCAAGCCCGTTCTCTCAATAACCCTTAAGGCAAAATCCTCGTCGTAGCCGTTGCTCCCTCTCGGGTTAACAAAGACTACGTAATAGCCCTTGTCAGCCATCAATTGCATCTCATACTTGAAGTAATAGCCGTACATTCCCTTGGGCCCGCCGTGGACGAAGACAATTACCGGAGCTTTCTCTCCTTCCTTAATGTCCGGCTTGATGTACCACCCGTCGAGCTCTAAATCAAGGCTCTTGAAGCGGAAGTGTTTTATTGGTCTCGTCTTGAGCTTGGCAAATATTGGACCGTTATAGTCAGTTATCTGCCTCAGCTCTCCATCCCAGAGGTAGAGCTCCCTTAACCTTGTGTCTGTCTCTTTAAGGAGGGCAACTTTTCCGTCTCCGCTTACATCAAAGCCCATTACCCATGAGTTGTCCTCAACTATTGGGGTTAAGGTTTCTCCTTCGAGCTTGTAGAGGCTTACCTTTCCTTCTCTTGCCATGGTAAAGTATAGATTTCCCTTTTCATCGAGTTTTCCCTCTCCGTTGTTATAGACGAATTGTTCCGTTAGGGGTTTGACGTCTTTGCCGTCCCAAACGTAGAAGAAGTTATGTTCGCTTCTCTTGTTTTTCTTTGGCTTTCCGTAGAGTAGAACTAACTCTCCATTGGAGTGCACGGCAGCATAGGAAACTCCTTCAAAGAGTTTTTCACTCTCTCCATCCTTGTAAATATAGATGTCATAGAATTTGAAGAACTGAAGCTTCCCGTCCATCCTGTGGGGGACGTTGTAGATTACCGCATCTCCATGCCATATTGCGGAGGAGAACCTCTCTGCCTCGAACTCTTCAAGAACTTCTTCACTCTCAGTATCAACTATCCAAAATGTTGTCTTTTCACCGTCAAAAAAGCCCCGTGCATCAAACCACACTGGCACATCGTCTTCAAAGACAAAATCCTCGTCGTCTCTTCTTTTGAAGCCGGTTATCAAAATCCTCCTGTCATCTTCATTCCAGCTCACATCAAGGATGTTCTTTGCTTCAAGGACTTTCTTTCCGCTCATTGAGCTTAAGTCGTAAACCCAGACTTCGGAGGTTTTCCTTTCTTCATTTGGTCTTACAATAGCTATTTTCTTTCCACTTGGGGAGAAGCGGGGCATTGATGCGTTTTCGATGAACCTTCTCGCACCTTCCTGGAGCTCCTCAACCACTACAGTGTTTTCGTATCTGTTGTCCTTTAAGTTCGCCTTTGTCAGCACGTATGCAATTTTCTTTCCGTCCTTTGATATTCTCGGGTCGCCCAGATAGGCAAACTTAGAAAAGGTGTTTTCATTCCATTCGATCTTATTCATAACGCTATCACCTAAATATAAATTCGTGCCCTAAATTATTTAAAGTTAATCACCAAGTGTGTACCATGAAAGAAGAATATACCGTGCTGGGAATACTTCTAATTGGTCTCGTCGTTTCAATAGTCTCCAAAAGCTACATTGGCGTGGCAATCGCAGCTTTTGGTATCCCCCTCTACCTTGCCTATATCTCCAGAGAGATAAACATCCTCGCTAAATCAAGAATTTTTGACCGGGATTTGTTCTTGATGATCGGCATAACAGTTTTTATAATCCTTCTCTTTGAATACCTCCTCGATCCAAGAATAGGACTCATCATTGCGGCTTTTGTGATCCCTCTGTTAATATTGGCTTGGGACAGATTAAAGACTAGAAAGTAGCTCCCTGAGCTTCTCAATGTTTTTTGTCCTCTTATATTCCCTCAGGGCTTCCCGTAATGAGTTCAAGAAGTCCTGATCCAGCTGAAATTCCTCCCGAACTCTCTTCGAGATAATGTTGTCGTTGAGAAATATCATTGCCATGGCAGAGGTTACGTTCTTTGGCTTTCTAAAGCCCGCTTTTTCAAAGTCGATTATCCAGACGGTATCGTTGATTATAATGTGCTTTCCTCCCTGTATCTGCCCGTGATCAATGCCCAGAACGTCGAGCTTGTATGTCTTTTCGAGTATCTCAAGTATGTGCTTTTTTTGGGGGGTTGCATAAAGCAGAGGCTCTCCTTCGGCAAACTCTCTAACGAGAAATTCTCTCCCCTCAAAAACACCATAATCCACCAAGCGTGGCGTTATTTCTTCTCTCTCAAGAAACTTCAGGATTTCTGCTTCCCTCTTGAAGTTCTTTCTCGGTGAATCAGGCCTTTCGAGCTTTATGATAACCTTTTTGCCCTCTGCATTTCCAGTAAACACTAAGCTAGTCGTTCCTTTAGAGTAGAATTTTTCGAGCTTAATTCCCCTTTTCCCGAGAAGCTCTTTGAACTTCTCGAGTTCCTTTTGACTTATGAGATGCTCCATTTTTCTTCCCCGATAGTTTAATTAACATTGCTGGGATATTTTAAAGCTGGTGGTATACATGCTCTTTATAGATAAGTCCAAGCATATTTTTGGCTTTGGACCAAATCTTAGACCAGCTGCAGAAGCAGAAAACGGGGAGATAGTGGTTTTTGAAACTTTAGATGCCCTTTCTAACCAGATAAGCTCTGAAGAGCAAACCCTTGCAGCTGTGGACTTCTCAAAGGTAAATCCCGCAACAGGGCCGCTTTACGTAAAAGGCGCAAAACCGGGAGATGCATTAAAGGTTGATATTCTGGATATAGAAGTGGCAGATAGGGGAGTGGTTGTTATTGCACCCAATGCAGGAGTTTTAGGGAATATGGTTAAAGAGCCGAAAACTAAGGTTTGCAAAATCAAAGACGGCTACGTTTATCTTGGGGATCTTAGAATACCCGCAAAGCCTATGATAGGAGTTATCGGCGTTGCTTCTCGTGAGGAGATTCCATGTGGCGAACCCGGCGAGCACGGTGGAAACATGGACACCAAGCTCATAAAGAAGGGCACGACTCTCTATCTGCCCGTCTTCGTTGAGGGAGGATTGTTGGCTATTGGAGACCTACACGCGGTAATGGGAGATGGGGAAATCTGTGTCTCAGCTTGTGAAGTCCCGGGAAAGGTGACGGTAAGGGTTGGCATCGTAAAAGGAATGGCTCCTCCATATCCGGTACTTGAAACAGAAGACTCCTTGTATATACTCGTTTCCAAGGAAGATTTATGGGATGCTATTAGGCAGGCAACTGAACTCGGCGTCGAAGTCCTTCAAAAGGCCTTGGGCTTAAGCTGGGAAGAAGCGTATATGCTGGGGAGCCTTATTTTGGACGTTGAGATAAGCCAGCTCGTGGATCCTAAAAAGACCGTGAGAATTAAGATTCCAAAAGAGTATGTGTCGGCGAAAGATGTTTTAAAGGCATTATCTTTGGAATAATTAGCTTCCCCTAATTTGTCATTTTTTCTTTATCAATGACGATAAGCTTTAAATACTCAAAAAACCAAATATTATTGGTGGTAAGCTATGGTGACGGCGTTTATTTTGATGGTGACAGCCGCTGGAAAGGAAAGGGAAGTTATGGAGAAACTTCTTACCTACCCGGAGGTAAAGGAAGCATATGTAGTTTATGGAGAATACGACCTTATAGTCAAGGTCGAAACCGAAACTCTCAAAGATCTCGACCAATTCATAACAGAAAGAATAAGGAAAATGCCCGAAATACAGATGACTTCAACCATGATAGCCATCTGAAGTTTCTTTCTTCTTACTTTTCTCCAAGAAGCGCGGAAAAATCCAGAAAATAAAAATTAGAAAGGTTTCATTTGTTCATCATGAGTCTTATTCTCTCTGCTGCGTCTTTTGCCTTGTCAGATATATTGCTTATTGTCTTTGCAATGTTGAGGAGGTACATCCCCAATCCCCACTCCATCTTGGCGGAATTCTTGAAAATTATCTCCATGAACCTTGTGTCAAGCTCATCTATCTTGTGCTCAACGCTCTCTATTTCTTTGATTATCGCATATTCTCTCTCGATCTCCTTCTCACCAAATCCGCTTTCTATAACCCTGTCCATCTGTACTATTGCCTCATAAACGAGTTTTGCCGCTTTGATGCTTTCCTGACTCATGGTCATTATTAAAGTCCGCACTTCATCCTTAATGTCCTCAGGAATATTATTTGGGTCTCTAACTAAAAGCCACTTTGCAGTATTTTCTGCGGCATCGGCGATTTTATCTTGCATTTCAAGATAACCTAAGATGTCTCCCCTGTTAACGGGCATAAACAGCTTTGAACTAAGGCTGTCCCTTATCTCTTCCTTGATTCTATCAGCGAAATCTTCGAGATCATCCACTCTTCTCGCGTATTCCCTCATTTTCTCATATTCTCCTCTCTCCCACGCCCCGAGAGCCTTTTCGAGAGTTCCTACAGCCTCTAAAACAACTTCAGCGTGCTTTATCAAAGGCTTAAACGGGCTTTTAGCGAATAATTTTGTCCAGACCTGCATTATTTTCACCCCACAATCATCAGTATCTTAAACACAATGCCCGCAATGATAGCGGCTACGGGCACGGTCACAAACCATGATATTACTATGTCCTTAACGATGTCTTTATTTATTGCTTTTACTCCCCTTGCCAGTCCCACACCTATAACAGCTCCTACAACGGTGTGTGTTGTGGAAATTGGTAGGCCCAACGAGGAAGCCACTAAAACCACCGTTGCAGCGGAAAAGTCTATGCTAAATCCTCTAGTGTTTGTTAGCTCGGTAATCCTCTTGCCAACGGTCTCCATAACTTTGTAACCATAGGTTGCCACACCCACTGCTATTCCCAAACCACCCATCGCTAAAATCCATCTTGGCACTGGAACTTTCATTCCAGCTAACCCCATGGTTGCGACTGCATAGACTGCCGCAACTGGTCCGATTGCATTTGCAACGTCGTTTGCACCGTGAGAGAGTGCAACGTATGCAGAGGTTAGCACTTGAACCTTCCTAAATATTGCCTCAACCCCCCAGTAAGGATCGGTTGCTTTGACGTTCTTTCTCAAAAGTGCAAAGCTGACCAAAAACGCTCCAACTCCTGCTGCAAGGCCGTATCTGCTAACTGCAATGAAGAGAGACTTTCCGTGCATGACCTTTATGTAAAACATCGAACCAATGACGACGAATGCGAGTCCTATCCACACAGGCGCCCATTTTTTAGCGCTTTCTATTGGGTCTTTTTGCTGGAGTATGGTTTTAGAGACAAGTTTTATGACGACAAATGCAACTATTGCACCAAATATCGGAGAGAGTATCCAGCTGGCAATCACCTGTGCCATTTTACCCCAGTTCACTATTGAAGTCCCGGCATATACAATACCATAGCCTACTATACCACCTATAATGGAGTGAGTCGTTGACACTGGCAATCCAAACTTGGATGCAAACAGCAACCACAACGATGCAGCCAAAAGAGCTGCAATAGAGCCATAAACAATAACATTTGGATCGCTTATTTGAGACGCATCGATTATTCCTTTTCTAACAGTTTCGGTAACGCTTTTTCCGAAGAGGTAAGCACCTGTGAATTCAAGCACACCCGCTATTATAACTGCCTGCTTTGGTGTTATTGCTCCGGCTCCAACGGCTGTGCTCATTGAGTTTGCGGCATCGTTTGCACCTATTGCCCATGCCATAAAAAGACCAACCGCAATTGTGATGAACAACCAGGGATCACTAAGCAGCTCGATCATTTTCACCACCGGAGCAAGCTAAATATGGAGGGTATAAATACCTTGCCGCAATAGAATATAGCCAAATACAGTGGGCTATATAGAATATATAGAAAAAAGAAAAAAATCACTCAACCTTCACGGGCTCTACAGTTATGGTGTCCCCGGCGTTTATTCTTACGTAGTGGTAGAAGCCACCCTCCTCGGGCTTTGCGTATAGTGGTGCTCCTCCTCCGCCAGTTATCACAATCTCCACGCCATCTTTTTCACCGTACCAGTAGATGTGGATGTGCCCAAACACTCCAAAGGCGTTGTATTCCTTCATGAGCTCTAAGAGTTTTTTGGCATCTGTTGGATTCATTGCATGGTCTCCCTCAGGTCTAGGATCTATTGGAGGTGTGTGCATAACTATAACAGGTCTTTTGCCTAGGGCTTTTGCTTTTTTGAGCTCTTCCTCAAACCACGTCCATTGAGCGGATGTTAGCTTGTAGTTGTTTTCAATGTTGTTTGCAAAGATGAAGTAATAGCCACCGAGGGTAAAGGAATAATCCGTCGGCCCAAAGAATTTATGGTAGACGTTTTTGCCTTCTCCACGGTATTCGTGGTTTCCGGGAGCAACAAACACGGGCTTGTTGAACTTCCACTCCTTCAACAGCTCTGCCCATTCTTCGACTTTTCCCGAGTAAACTAAATCTCCAGTGTTGATTATAAAAGCTCCTTTGTCTTTGTTCATGAGGTCTCTTATCTTGAAGAAGGCCTCCGGCTGTTTGGTTCCGCTTCCGGGTCTGTTGTCCCCAAATGCCAGAAAATTAAAGTCCTTTACTTCTCTGGGAGCTATGGAGAAGTCTTCACTCGTGGTAACCTCTATCCAAGTCTCTCCTACCTTAGCCCCGTTTGGATACTCAACGAACTGGGGATTTATGTTCTCAATTACGTAGGTTATCTGAACGCCTTTCGGATCCTTGACCTTAACGCTTACGTTGAACCCGAGAGCCCTTATATAGACTTTTGAGCCGTTTACAAGTCTTATGAAGCCCCCACTTACGGTTATGTTCTCCCCTTTAACAACCCTCCAGTTGTAAATGAAGGGCTCATCTACGTATATTTCCTTTAGAACCCAGTATTCGTCTTCATCTTTTATTCCATCCCAGTCGTTATCTCCTATCACCTTTAGAACTATACCTTCGAAGTCCTCTCTTCTCAAAACAAGGGAGGGGTTCAACGTTCTTCCTTCTTTTAGTTCTTTTGCAAGCTCCAAAGCTGCTCCAATTCCGGATTTTCCATTTCCCGTGAAAATCAACCTCGCATTGCCGTTTTCTTTGTACGCAATTATTGTGCCCATTTCCTCTCCCACGAATTTAATTCCCGACTTGTAGAGCACATACCCAAAATACTCCCTTGGGGTTGTAAGGATGGGCTTTCCTCTAAGGAGTTCCCTTGCATCTTCTGGGGCTAATATCGCTATGCCGCTTTCGAACTCTTCTTTGGTCTTTATCTGAGCATTAGGGAAGTAATACTTCGCGAGCTCTTCATAGCCCTTGCTCACATACACTGTCTCAGCGCTGAACATCTCCCACCATTTTTGGATTATCTCTCCCCTGTTGTAGGAACTGAAATCAAGTCCCTCTTGAGCTGTTGTTGAGGTTGTTGTAGAGGTTTGA belongs to Thermococcus bergensis and includes:
- a CDS encoding inorganic phosphate transporter, encoding MIELLSDPWLFITIAVGLFMAWAIGANDAANSMSTAVGAGAITPKQAVIIAGVLEFTGAYLFGKSVTETVRKGIIDASQISDPNVIVYGSIAALLAASLWLLFASKFGLPVSTTHSIIGGIVGYGIVYAGTSIVNWGKMAQVIASWILSPIFGAIVAFVVIKLVSKTILQQKDPIESAKKWAPVWIGLAFVVIGSMFYIKVMHGKSLFIAVSRYGLAAGVGAFLVSFALLRKNVKATDPYWGVEAIFRKVQVLTSAYVALSHGANDVANAIGPVAAVYAVATMGLAGMKVPVPRWILAMGGLGIAVGVATYGYKVMETVGKRITELTNTRGFSIDFSAATVVLVASSLGLPISTTHTVVGAVIGVGLARGVKAINKDIVKDIVISWFVTVPVAAIIAGIVFKILMIVG
- a CDS encoding metallophosphoesterase family protein — protein: MRKILPILFIGLLVFAAGCTQTSTTTSTTAQEGLDFSSYNRGEIIQKWWEMFSAETVYVSKGYEELAKYYFPNAQIKTKEEFESGIAILAPEDARELLRGKPILTTPREYFGYVLYKSGIKFVGEEMGTIIAYKENGNARLIFTGNGKSGIGAALELAKELKEGRTLNPSLVLRREDFEGIVLKVIGDNDWDGIKDEDEYWVLKEIYVDEPFIYNWRVVKGENITVSGGFIRLVNGSKVYIRALGFNVSVKVKDPKGVQITYVIENINPQFVEYPNGAKVGETWIEVTTSEDFSIAPREVKDFNFLAFGDNRPGSGTKQPEAFFKIRDLMNKDKGAFIINTGDLVYSGKVEEWAELLKEWKFNKPVFVAPGNHEYRGEGKNVYHKFFGPTDYSFTLGGYYFIFANNIENNYKLTSAQWTWFEEELKKAKALGKRPVIVMHTPPIDPRPEGDHAMNPTDAKKLLELMKEYNAFGVFGHIHIYWYGEKDGVEIVITGGGGAPLYAKPEEGGFYHYVRINAGDTITVEPVKVE